From the genome of Deinococcus sp. JMULE3, one region includes:
- a CDS encoding carbohydrate ABC transporter permease, whose translation MTTKGRRVSRREQHRIGGTGASVTVRNTLIAYAFMLPFLILLVVYHTWPVIFGSYLAFTKYNIINPPQWVGLDNFRELFADEQFWSGLRNSLKYVLVVPVIQVISILVALLVNRPLRGIGFFRTAYYVPVVTSFAVVGLIWSWLYKQGGAVNSILMGLGLMRGDHSLLDNPATALFAVMFVTLWKGIGYYMVLYLAGLQGISRELEEAATIDGATRSQVFWNITLPGLRPTILVCSLLSTISAIKVFEELYVMTPNGYPAGSTYSALMYSFSKAFGGDFNFGLAAAASMVVAVVSILFGLINFRLTKGGRSDA comes from the coding sequence ATGACCACAAAGGGGCGGCGCGTTTCTCGCCGCGAACAACACCGCATCGGCGGCACCGGCGCGTCTGTCACGGTGCGCAACACCCTGATCGCCTACGCGTTCATGCTGCCGTTCCTGATCCTGCTCGTCGTGTACCACACCTGGCCCGTGATCTTCGGGTCGTACCTGGCGTTCACGAAGTACAACATCATCAACCCGCCGCAGTGGGTGGGCCTCGACAACTTCCGCGAACTGTTCGCCGACGAGCAGTTCTGGTCGGGTCTGCGCAACAGCCTGAAGTACGTATTGGTCGTGCCGGTGATTCAGGTCATCTCGATCCTGGTGGCACTCCTCGTGAACCGTCCGCTGCGCGGCATCGGGTTCTTCCGCACCGCGTACTACGTGCCGGTCGTGACGAGCTTCGCGGTGGTTGGCCTGATCTGGTCGTGGCTGTACAAGCAGGGCGGCGCCGTGAACAGCATCCTCATGGGTCTGGGCCTGATGCGCGGCGACCACAGCCTGCTCGACAACCCCGCCACGGCGCTGTTCGCGGTGATGTTCGTGACCCTCTGGAAGGGCATCGGATACTACATGGTGCTGTACCTCGCGGGCCTGCAGGGCATCAGCCGCGAACTGGAGGAAGCCGCCACCATCGACGGCGCGACCCGCTCGCAGGTGTTCTGGAACATCACCCTGCCGGGCCTGCGCCCCACCATCCTGGTGTGCAGCCTGCTGTCCACCATCAGCGCCATCAAGGTGTTCGAGGAACTGTACGTCATGACGCCCAACGGCTACCCGGCGGGCAGCACGTACTCCGCGCTGATGTACTCGTTCTCCAAGGCGTTCGGGGGCGACTTCAACTTCGGGCTGGCCGCCGCCGCCAGCATGGTCGTCGCGGTGGTCAGCATCCTGTTCGGCCTGATCAACTTCCGCCTGACGAAAGGAGGCCGCAGCGATGCCTGA
- the icd gene encoding NADP-dependent isocitrate dehydrogenase, producing the protein MDKHIKVPAQGEKITMQDGKLSVPNRPIIPFVEGDGTGPDIWRASVRVLDAAVEIAYGGERKVEWMEVYAGEKSLEVYGENEWLPQSTVNAFNEYLFGIKGPLTTPVGTGIRSINVALRQELDLYACVRPVQYFDGVPSPVKRPQDVDMVIFRENTEDIYAGIEYKAGTDEADKVRGFLMREMGVKKIRFPDSSSFGIKPVSKEGTERLVRAAIQYAIDNGRKSVAIVHKGNIMKFTEGGFRDWGYELAKREFGAVEIDGGPWCQLPNGIVIKDVIADNFLQQILLRPTDYDVIATLNLNGDYVSDALAAQVGGIGIAPGANINYVTGHAIFEATHGTAPKYAGKDVINPSSVILSGEMMLRYMGWTEAADLILKGLDDTIQQKVVTYDFARNMEGATEVKTSEFGDKIIENMKARKA; encoded by the coding sequence ATGGATAAGCACATCAAGGTGCCCGCGCAGGGCGAGAAGATCACGATGCAAGACGGCAAGCTCAGCGTGCCGAACCGCCCCATCATTCCCTTCGTGGAAGGCGACGGCACCGGCCCCGACATCTGGCGCGCCAGCGTCCGCGTGCTCGACGCCGCCGTCGAGATCGCCTACGGCGGCGAGCGCAAGGTCGAGTGGATGGAGGTCTACGCCGGTGAAAAGAGCCTCGAGGTGTACGGCGAGAACGAGTGGCTGCCCCAGAGCACCGTGAATGCCTTCAACGAGTACCTGTTCGGCATCAAGGGCCCGCTGACCACCCCGGTCGGCACCGGCATCCGCAGCATCAACGTGGCGCTGCGTCAGGAACTCGACCTGTACGCCTGCGTGCGTCCCGTGCAGTACTTCGACGGCGTGCCCAGCCCCGTCAAGCGCCCCCAGGACGTGGACATGGTGATCTTCCGCGAGAACACCGAGGACATCTACGCCGGGATCGAGTACAAGGCCGGGACCGACGAGGCCGACAAGGTCCGCGGCTTCCTGATGCGCGAGATGGGCGTCAAGAAGATCCGCTTCCCGGACAGCTCCTCGTTCGGGATCAAGCCCGTGTCGAAGGAAGGCACCGAGCGTCTGGTGCGCGCCGCGATCCAGTACGCGATCGACAACGGCCGCAAGAGCGTCGCCATCGTCCACAAGGGCAACATCATGAAGTTCACGGAAGGCGGCTTCCGCGACTGGGGTTACGAGCTCGCCAAGCGTGAATTCGGCGCCGTGGAGATCGACGGCGGCCCCTGGTGCCAGCTGCCCAACGGCATCGTCATCAAGGACGTCATCGCCGACAACTTCCTCCAGCAGATCCTGCTGCGCCCCACCGACTACGACGTGATCGCCACCCTGAACCTGAACGGCGACTACGTCAGCGACGCACTGGCCGCGCAGGTCGGCGGGATCGGCATCGCGCCCGGCGCGAACATCAACTACGTGACCGGCCACGCCATCTTCGAGGCGACGCACGGCACCGCGCCCAAGTACGCCGGGAAGGACGTCATCAACCCCAGCTCCGTGATCCTCAGCGGCGAGATGATGCTGCGCTACATGGGCTGGACCGAGGCCGCCGACCTGATCCTGAAGGGCCTGGATGACACCATCCAGCAGAAGGTCGTGACGTACGACTTCGCCCGCAACATGGAAGGCGCGACCGAAGTGAAGACCAGCGAATTCGGCGACAAGATCATCGAGAACATGAAGGCCCGCAAGGCCTGA
- the msrA gene encoding peptide-methionine (S)-S-oxide reductase MsrA — protein MTSNSAGQQQAILAGGCFWCTEAVLKDVRGVQKIESGYIGGHTPSPDYRSVCSGTTGHAEAVRVTFDPAQVSYRDLLGLFFATHDPTSLNRQGADTGTQYRSAVFPLTPEQDAQTREVIADLTAQDVFGKPIVTTIEPATEFFVAEDYHQNYYENNPRQPYCMAVIAPKVAKMRQYYSDRLRA, from the coding sequence ATGACTTCCAACAGCGCGGGACAGCAGCAGGCGATTCTGGCCGGAGGCTGCTTCTGGTGCACCGAGGCCGTCCTGAAGGACGTGCGCGGCGTGCAGAAGATCGAGAGCGGCTACATTGGCGGGCACACCCCCAGCCCCGACTACCGCAGCGTGTGCAGTGGCACCACCGGGCACGCCGAGGCGGTCCGCGTCACCTTCGACCCGGCGCAGGTGTCCTACCGGGACCTGCTGGGCCTGTTCTTCGCCACGCACGACCCCACCAGCCTCAACCGCCAGGGTGCGGACACCGGCACGCAGTACCGCAGCGCCGTGTTCCCCCTGACCCCCGAACAGGACGCGCAGACGCGCGAGGTGATCGCCGACCTGACCGCCCAGGACGTGTTCGGCAAGCCCATCGTGACGACCATCGAACCCGCCACCGAGTTCTTCGTCGCCGAGGACTACCACCAGAACTACTACGAGAACAACCCGCGCCAGCCGTACTGCATGGCCGTCATCGCGCCGAAGGTGGCGAAGATGCGGCAGTACTACAGCGACCGCCTGCGCGCGTAA
- a CDS encoding RNA methyltransferase produces the protein MSATEVITSLQNAHVKRLVRLRGRREREQDGVILIEGAREIARAVTSGVKLSAVYSTPDLHSPEGEALAPTLHAPTHLLSRAAFEKVSGRENPDGLLALAPTPARPLPEPGAQAVTVVLHGLEKPGNVGAILRSADAAGADSVIVLGRGADPYGPNVIRSSQGSVFTLPVAVMSEDEAQAWLAQRHFTTFACTPDAERAYWDAPLTGRVALLLGTEHEGLPEHWRRTDHSVSIPMDASRGADSLNVATAAALMLFECARQRRAGEIA, from the coding sequence ATGAGTGCCACCGAAGTCATCACCTCCCTGCAGAACGCGCACGTCAAGCGGCTCGTGCGCCTGCGCGGCCGCCGCGAACGCGAACAGGACGGCGTCATCCTGATCGAGGGTGCCCGCGAGATCGCCCGCGCCGTCACCAGCGGCGTCAAGCTGAGCGCCGTGTACAGCACCCCCGACCTGCACAGCCCCGAGGGCGAGGCGCTGGCCCCCACCCTGCACGCCCCCACGCACCTGCTGTCCCGCGCGGCCTTCGAGAAGGTCAGCGGCCGCGAGAACCCGGACGGCCTGCTGGCCCTGGCCCCCACCCCCGCGCGGCCCCTGCCGGAACCCGGCGCGCAGGCCGTGACGGTCGTGCTGCACGGCCTGGAAAAACCCGGCAACGTCGGCGCGATCCTGCGCAGCGCCGACGCCGCCGGGGCGGACAGCGTGATCGTCCTGGGGCGCGGCGCCGACCCCTACGGCCCGAACGTGATCCGGTCCTCGCAGGGCAGCGTGTTCACCCTGCCGGTCGCCGTCATGAGCGAGGACGAGGCGCAGGCGTGGCTGGCGCAGCGGCACTTCACGACCTTCGCGTGCACCCCGGACGCCGAGCGCGCCTACTGGGACGCCCCGCTGACCGGCCGCGTGGCCCTGCTGCTGGGCACCGAACACGAGGGCCTGCCGGAACACTGGCGCCGCACCGACCACAGCGTCAGCATTCCCATGGACGCCAGTCGCGGCGCGGACTCGCTGAACGTCGCCACCGCCGCCGCCCTGATGCTGTTCGAATGCGCCCGCCAGCGCCGCGCCGGGGAGATCGCATGA
- a CDS encoding YchJ family protein: MPLAYPQFKSCPCGSGRSYGHCCGPLHAGQAAATPEALMRSRYAAYALGDSAYVQRTWHPDTRPATLDLRDGTRYLGLRVHGAQGDEVTFTAQLRLPDGERYSLRERSRFTQLGGHWVYVDGDTPDA, encoded by the coding sequence ATGCCGCTCGCGTATCCACAATTCAAGTCCTGCCCGTGCGGTTCCGGGCGGAGTTACGGGCACTGCTGCGGCCCGCTGCACGCCGGTCAGGCCGCCGCCACGCCCGAGGCGCTGATGCGCTCGCGGTACGCGGCGTACGCCCTGGGCGACAGCGCGTACGTGCAGCGCACCTGGCATCCGGACACCCGCCCGGCCACGCTGGACCTGCGCGACGGCACCCGGTACCTGGGCCTGCGGGTGCACGGGGCGCAGGGGGACGAGGTGACCTTCACGGCGCAGCTGCGCCTGCCGGACGGCGAGCGGTACTCGCTGCGGGAACGCAGCCGCTTCACGCAGCTGGGCGGGCACTGGGTGTACGTGGACGGCGACACCCCCGACGCCTGA
- a CDS encoding prohibitin family protein, which translates to MTDQKTRQTPALNVRPNRRAGLILGGLLIAGVLVAQSVKVVPAGYVGVAFSALTGVKGQPLQEGVHFLVPFVDHVTLYDAKLQEVTLAHNIQDGDEGAIRARSKEGLEITADVTVQFRVDRAKAAQLHKELGRDYVRTVIRPQVRSKVRDAIGQFSAADIISTQRQQVEASITNALRQVFQQNNLTLDSVLLRELRIPDSVAKAIEQKQTAEQQVAVERNKLQQANIAAQRAVVEAEGAAKASVAKARGEAEALSLRGRALRENPQLIQLTVAEKLSPGIQTVMLPSDGNFLLDVGNLTGRTAAPKP; encoded by the coding sequence ATGACCGATCAGAAGACCCGCCAGACGCCAGCCCTGAACGTCCGCCCGAACCGCCGCGCGGGCCTGATCCTGGGCGGGCTGCTCATCGCGGGGGTACTGGTCGCGCAGAGCGTGAAGGTCGTCCCCGCCGGGTACGTGGGCGTGGCGTTCAGCGCCCTGACCGGCGTGAAGGGCCAGCCGCTGCAGGAAGGCGTGCATTTCCTCGTGCCGTTCGTGGATCACGTGACGCTGTACGACGCGAAGTTGCAGGAGGTCACGCTGGCGCACAACATCCAGGACGGGGACGAGGGCGCCATCCGCGCGCGCAGCAAGGAGGGCCTGGAGATCACGGCGGACGTGACCGTGCAGTTCCGCGTGGACCGCGCCAAGGCCGCGCAGCTGCACAAGGAACTGGGCCGCGACTACGTCCGGACCGTGATCCGCCCGCAGGTGCGCAGCAAGGTCCGCGACGCGATCGGGCAGTTCAGCGCCGCTGACATCATCAGCACGCAGCGGCAGCAGGTCGAGGCGAGCATCACGAACGCGCTGCGTCAGGTGTTCCAGCAGAACAACCTCACGCTGGACAGCGTCCTGCTGCGTGAACTGCGCATCCCGGACAGCGTCGCCAAGGCCATCGAGCAGAAGCAGACCGCCGAGCAGCAGGTCGCGGTGGAACGCAACAAGCTGCAGCAGGCGAACATCGCCGCGCAGCGCGCCGTCGTGGAGGCCGAGGGCGCCGCGAAGGCGTCGGTCGCCAAGGCGCGCGGCGAGGCCGAGGCGCTCTCGCTGCGCGGCCGCGCCCTGCGCGAGAACCCGCAGCTGATCCAGCTGACCGTCGCGGAGAAACTCTCGCCCGGCATCCAGACGGTCATGCTGCCCAGCGACGGGAACTTCCTGCTGGACGTCGGCAACCTGACCGGCCGGACCGCCGCGCCCAAACCATGA
- the bshA gene encoding N-acetyl-alpha-D-glucosaminyl L-malate synthase BshA: MKVAVLCHASAGGSGVVATELGLQVARAGHEVHFVGAAQPFRLTGQRCMTGPYFHQVGGYAYALFDQPYPELAAANTLTEVIEEYGVDLSHAHYAIPHATAAIHARAITGRSRVITTLHGTDVTLVGLEPAFRSTTRHAIERSDRVTAVSEYLAQHTREVFGVDREIDVIHNFVDSDRFVRVTDPAVRARFAHPDEALLVHVSNFRPVKRACDVVEVFARVASEIPARLLMIGDGPERPKAMELAQTRGVIGRTHFLGSFPDVETVLGISDLFVLPSQQESFGLAALEAMSCEVPVVASRAGGIPEVVQDGVNGFLADVGDVDTMADRALQILRNRDLYLSLGQAGRRAAVEQFHPSVIVPQYLAAYERTLA, translated from the coding sequence GTGAAGGTGGCGGTGCTGTGCCACGCCAGTGCCGGGGGGTCGGGGGTGGTCGCGACCGAACTGGGGTTGCAGGTGGCCCGCGCGGGGCACGAGGTGCATTTCGTGGGCGCGGCGCAGCCGTTCCGCCTGACCGGGCAGCGCTGCATGACCGGGCCGTACTTTCATCAGGTGGGCGGGTATGCGTACGCGCTGTTCGACCAGCCGTACCCGGAACTGGCGGCGGCGAACACGCTGACGGAGGTCATCGAGGAGTATGGCGTGGACCTGTCGCACGCGCATTACGCGATTCCGCACGCGACGGCGGCGATTCACGCGCGGGCGATCACGGGCCGCTCGCGGGTGATCACGACGCTGCACGGCACGGACGTGACGCTGGTGGGCCTGGAGCCCGCGTTCCGGTCCACGACCCGGCACGCGATCGAACGCAGCGACCGGGTGACGGCGGTGTCGGAGTACCTCGCGCAGCACACGCGGGAGGTGTTCGGCGTGGACCGCGAGATCGACGTGATCCACAACTTCGTGGACAGTGACCGCTTCGTGCGCGTGACGGACCCGGCGGTGCGGGCGCGGTTCGCGCATCCGGACGAGGCGCTGCTGGTGCACGTCAGCAACTTCCGGCCCGTGAAGCGCGCGTGCGACGTAGTGGAGGTCTTCGCGCGGGTGGCGTCGGAGATCCCGGCGCGGCTGCTGATGATCGGGGACGGCCCGGAGCGGCCCAAGGCGATGGAGCTGGCGCAGACGCGCGGCGTGATCGGCCGCACGCACTTCCTGGGGTCGTTCCCGGACGTGGAGACGGTGCTGGGCATCAGCGATCTGTTCGTGCTGCCCAGCCAGCAGGAGAGTTTCGGGCTGGCGGCGCTGGAGGCCATGAGCTGCGAGGTGCCGGTCGTCGCCTCGCGCGCCGGGGGCATCCCGGAGGTCGTGCAGGACGGCGTGAACGGCTTCCTGGCGGATGTGGGGGACGTGGACACCATGGCGGACCGGGCGCTGCAGATCCTGCGCAACCGCGACCTGTACCTGAGCCTGGGGCAGGCGGGGCGCCGCGCGGCGGTCGAGCAGTTCCACCCGTCGGTGATCGTGCCGCAGTACCTCGCGGCGTACGAGCGGACGCTGGCGTAG
- a CDS encoding alpha-amylase family glycosyl hydrolase: MSIFPLLSTQHDHTPAYTERLGAPMGATVRVRVRTTLPVTGVSLKFVRVGEIESVPAREIDPIGAEPGRWFEADLPVHEGRVRYAWQLNFLNDHLNLTGLGLHRTRRGFRSWFTYLTGHTAPEWAWESVFYQIFPDRFRNGDTSNDVQTGEYVYGDRVVEHIAWNTPIDSWGDIHGHYGGDLNGVTQALPYLQDLGVTGLWLTPIFVSPSNHRYDITDYRHVDPHLGGDEAWDELVRESAKAGIRIVLDGVFNHVGNENALFRAAMDDELSPERAMFTWRDEPGKLPYHAFFDVPTLPKIDYRNETAVQEFFSGEESVVRHWLRRGAAGWRLDVAHMIGTGGTDEDNLPLHRTLKRAAREETGDAYVFGERFYDPEHALDGQGEDGSMNYHGFGLPVMQWLAQANMMFEPSLLNGEELVEILWDAYHALPPQVALSMFNVLESHDIARALYRVGNDRTQFLAGVTLLMGYAGVPCTYYGSEVGVTQSRDGSMPWCREAMPWDESQWDVDLRGRMKALIGVRRATRALQRGGLRFVHAEEDAVAFLREYTQAGGLVERAAVIASRRAGRHDVSLSLPDGEWHDAVSGEVFQGGHVTLDAAGGRILLN; encoded by the coding sequence ATGAGTATCTTCCCCCTGCTGTCCACCCAACATGACCACACGCCGGCGTACACCGAGCGGCTGGGCGCGCCGATGGGCGCCACCGTGCGCGTGCGCGTCCGCACGACGCTGCCCGTGACGGGCGTGAGCCTGAAGTTCGTGCGGGTCGGCGAGATCGAGTCCGTGCCCGCGCGCGAGATCGACCCGATCGGCGCGGAACCGGGCCGCTGGTTCGAGGCGGACCTGCCCGTCCACGAGGGCCGCGTGCGCTACGCGTGGCAGCTGAACTTCCTGAACGACCACCTGAACCTGACCGGACTGGGCCTGCACCGCACGCGCCGGGGCTTCCGCTCGTGGTTCACGTACCTGACCGGGCACACGGCGCCCGAGTGGGCCTGGGAGAGCGTGTTCTACCAGATCTTCCCCGACCGCTTCCGCAACGGCGACACCAGCAACGACGTCCAGACTGGCGAGTACGTGTACGGCGACCGGGTGGTGGAGCACATCGCGTGGAACACCCCGATCGATTCGTGGGGGGACATTCACGGGCATTACGGCGGGGACCTGAACGGCGTCACGCAGGCGCTCCCGTACCTGCAGGACCTGGGGGTGACGGGGCTGTGGCTCACGCCGATCTTCGTGTCGCCCAGCAACCACCGCTACGACATCACGGATTACCGCCACGTGGACCCGCACCTGGGCGGCGACGAGGCCTGGGACGAACTGGTCCGCGAATCCGCGAAGGCGGGCATCCGGATCGTGCTGGACGGCGTGTTCAACCACGTCGGGAACGAGAACGCGCTGTTCCGCGCGGCCATGGACGACGAACTGTCCCCCGAACGGGCGATGTTCACGTGGCGGGACGAGCCGGGCAAACTGCCGTACCATGCGTTCTTCGACGTGCCCACCCTGCCGAAGATCGACTACCGCAACGAGACGGCCGTGCAGGAGTTCTTCAGCGGCGAGGAGAGCGTCGTGCGGCACTGGCTGCGCCGGGGCGCGGCGGGCTGGCGGCTGGACGTGGCGCACATGATCGGCACGGGCGGCACCGACGAGGACAACCTCCCGCTGCACCGCACCCTGAAACGCGCCGCGCGCGAGGAGACGGGGGACGCGTACGTGTTCGGCGAGCGCTTCTACGACCCGGAGCACGCGCTGGACGGTCAGGGTGAGGACGGCAGCATGAACTACCACGGGTTCGGGCTGCCGGTCATGCAGTGGCTGGCGCAGGCGAACATGATGTTCGAGCCCAGCCTCCTGAACGGCGAGGAACTCGTGGAGATCCTCTGGGACGCGTACCACGCGCTGCCGCCGCAGGTGGCGCTGAGCATGTTCAACGTGCTCGAATCGCACGACATCGCCCGGGCGCTGTACCGCGTCGGCAACGACCGCACGCAGTTCCTGGCGGGCGTGACCCTGCTGATGGGCTACGCCGGGGTGCCCTGCACGTACTACGGCAGCGAGGTCGGCGTGACGCAGTCCCGCGACGGGTCGATGCCCTGGTGCCGCGAGGCGATGCCCTGGGACGAATCGCAGTGGGACGTGGACCTGCGCGGCCGCATGAAGGCCCTGATCGGCGTGCGCCGCGCCACGCGCGCCCTGCAACGCGGCGGGCTGCGCTTCGTGCACGCCGAGGAGGACGCCGTGGCGTTCCTGCGCGAGTACACCCAGGCGGGTGGACTGGTCGAGCGGGCCGCCGTGATCGCCAGCCGCCGCGCCGGGCGGCACGACGTGAGCCTCTCCCTGCCGGACGGCGAGTGGCACGACGCCGTGAGCGGCGAGGTGTTCCAGGGTGGGCACGTCACGCTGGACGCGGCCGGTGGGCGCATCCTGCTGAACTGA
- a CDS encoding NADH-quinone oxidoreductase subunit 15 gives MSHAHDSALYAQWVELLGWLQTEAQSRGLGFEKVADFPDYIYRMERPYDLPTTVMSVSLSDQGQPLLVAGVSSRHVDLKGVSLRLMGGSKHWHLHAGEGALLEGRRPFTRERLAALLDGALRGVRQSA, from the coding sequence ATGTCACATGCACACGACTCGGCGTTGTACGCGCAGTGGGTGGAACTTCTCGGCTGGCTCCAGACCGAGGCACAGTCCCGTGGCCTGGGCTTCGAGAAGGTCGCGGACTTCCCGGACTACATCTACCGCATGGAGCGCCCCTACGACCTGCCCACCACCGTCATGAGCGTCAGCCTGAGCGACCAGGGGCAGCCGCTGCTGGTCGCGGGGGTCAGTTCCCGGCACGTGGACCTCAAGGGCGTGTCGCTGCGATTGATGGGCGGCAGCAAGCACTGGCACCTGCACGCCGGGGAGGGTGCCCTGCTGGAAGGCAGGCGGCCCTTCACGCGTGAGCGGCTCGCGGCGCTGCTGGACGGCGCGCTGCGGGGCGTCCGCCAGAGCGCCTGA
- a CDS encoding gamma carbonic anhydrase family protein, translated as MPLYALDGHHPDIHPTAFIAPSADLIGQVRVGASASVWFGAVLRGDLEPITVGPGCNVQDGAVLHTDAGWPCVLQDHVTVGHRAIVHGATCGPGSLVGMGAVMLSGSSLGAGAVLGAGAVLPEGAHVPDGMLAVGVPARVVRTAPGGGNAQRYVQNARRFNAGLQELPQGPVLQSGNECAS; from the coding sequence ATGCCGCTCTACGCCCTGGACGGGCACCACCCGGACATCCACCCCACCGCCTTCATCGCCCCCAGCGCCGACCTGATCGGCCAGGTCCGTGTGGGCGCTTCCGCCAGCGTCTGGTTCGGCGCGGTCCTGCGCGGCGACCTGGAACCCATCACCGTCGGGCCCGGCTGCAACGTCCAGGACGGCGCGGTCCTGCACACCGACGCCGGGTGGCCCTGCGTCCTGCAGGACCACGTCACCGTCGGGCACCGCGCCATCGTGCATGGCGCCACGTGCGGCCCCGGCAGTCTGGTCGGCATGGGCGCCGTGATGCTCAGCGGCAGCAGCCTGGGCGCCGGGGCGGTCCTGGGCGCCGGAGCGGTCCTGCCCGAAGGCGCGCACGTCCCGGACGGCATGCTGGCCGTCGGCGTGCCCGCCCGCGTGGTCCGCACCGCGCCCGGCGGCGGCAACGCCCAGCGGTACGTGCAGAACGCCCGGCGGTTCAACGCCGGACTGCAGGAACTCCCGCAGGGGCCGGTCCTGCAGTCCGGTAACGAGTGCGCCTCCTGA
- a CDS encoding cold-shock protein, whose amino-acid sequence MAQGRVKWFNVEKGYGFIEHPGNPDVFVHYSAIQSGGFRKLNEGDEVEFEVEAGQGSKGPQAKNVSVTNAAPAPVAARAGSRW is encoded by the coding sequence ATGGCTCAAGGTCGTGTGAAGTGGTTCAACGTGGAAAAAGGCTACGGCTTCATCGAGCATCCGGGGAACCCCGACGTGTTCGTGCACTACAGCGCCATCCAGAGCGGCGGCTTCCGCAAGCTGAACGAGGGTGACGAGGTCGAGTTCGAGGTCGAGGCCGGTCAGGGCAGCAAGGGCCCGCAGGCGAAGAACGTCAGCGTGACGAACGCCGCGCCGGCCCCCGTGGCCGCCCGCGCCGGCAGCCGCTGGTAA
- a CDS encoding YjgN family protein, whose translation MDAPLPDPSLSELRPLGRHGDTPPAPDPTGPVDSPPAVTRHDLTFTGTAAEYFRLWIVNVALTLVTLGVYLPWARVRTRQYFYGHTWLDGQNFEYRANPVALLRGYLLVGALFGLYSYASGRELYWLALPLILLYVALYPWLVWRSLRFQAANTVHRGLNFSFHGTAGESYVAYGAANVAASIAGIFALPWAWFMQRQYQVRGLGYGQARGHFRGDVAPFYIIGLTSLGLSLAGGVVALLLGGLVAGAWSALSGELRAGADFEDLIDGPTVWIFLGVAYVSFLLLYTVAWQYVRGATMKYVLNNAELGGVVRSGATFSPWGLVWLSVTNSLAQVVTLGLATPWAAIRRTRFILAGVHVRTITDLDHFRGQAQVPGTALGEAASELLDIQVGF comes from the coding sequence ATGGATGCCCCGCTGCCCGACCCGTCCCTCTCCGAGCTGCGCCCACTGGGGCGGCACGGGGACACCCCTCCGGCGCCTGACCCGACGGGTCCGGTGGATTCCCCGCCTGCCGTGACGCGCCACGACCTGACCTTCACGGGAACGGCCGCCGAGTACTTCCGGCTGTGGATCGTGAATGTGGCCCTGACCCTGGTCACGCTGGGTGTGTACCTGCCGTGGGCGCGGGTGCGGACCCGGCAGTACTTCTACGGGCACACGTGGCTGGACGGGCAGAACTTCGAGTACCGCGCGAACCCGGTCGCGCTGCTGCGCGGGTACCTGCTGGTGGGGGCGCTGTTCGGGCTGTACAGCTACGCGTCCGGGCGTGAACTGTACTGGCTGGCGCTGCCGCTGATCCTGCTGTACGTGGCGCTGTACCCGTGGCTGGTGTGGCGGTCGCTGCGGTTCCAGGCGGCGAATACCGTCCACCGGGGGCTGAATTTCTCGTTCCACGGCACGGCGGGTGAATCGTACGTGGCGTACGGGGCTGCAAACGTGGCCGCGAGTATCGCGGGGATCTTCGCGCTGCCGTGGGCGTGGTTCATGCAGCGGCAGTATCAGGTCAGGGGGCTGGGGTACGGTCAGGCGCGTGGGCACTTCCGGGGGGACGTGGCGCCGTTCTACATCATCGGCCTGACGTCGCTGGGCCTGAGTCTGGCGGGTGGCGTCGTGGCGCTGCTGCTGGGCGGGCTGGTGGCGGGCGCGTGGTCGGCCCTGAGCGGTGAGCTGCGCGCCGGGGCGGACTTCGAGGACCTGATCGACGGCCCGACCGTCTGGATCTTCCTGGGCGTGGCGTACGTGTCGTTCCTGCTGCTGTACACGGTCGCGTGGCAGTACGTGCGCGGCGCGACCATGAAATACGTGCTGAACAACGCCGAGCTGGGCGGCGTGGTCCGCTCGGGCGCGACGTTCAGTCCGTGGGGACTGGTGTGGCTGAGCGTCACGAACAGCCTCGCGCAGGTGGTGACGCTGGGCCTGGCGACGCCGTGGGCCGCGATCCGCCGGACGCGTTTCATCCTGGCAGGCGTGCACGTCCGGACGATCACGGACCTGGATCACTTCCGGGGGCAGGCACAGGTGCCGGGCACCGCGCTGGGCGAGGCGGCCAGCGAACTGCTGGACATCCAGGTGGGCTTCTGA